In a single window of the Necator americanus strain Aroian chromosome X, whole genome shotgun sequence genome:
- a CDS encoding hypothetical protein (NECATOR_CHRX.G24479.T1), with protein MRSCGPTPALTIFAVAYAPTSSYEKEEVEALYMDIEKRTPGGLHIGTHGLQWSEQGEKLSELIMTTKTIHGNSQIQKPSSLRWTWESPDGGYHNEIDHRHRHRERGAARAAGNQEFTSKLTKLAREAIKEDLKERRAEVLAEAAEVEQSIPYAPSELRQS; from the exons atgagaagctgtggtccaacaccagctttgacaatcttcgcTGTCGcatacgctccaacatcaagctacgaaaaagaagaagtcgaagctttgtATATGGAcatagagaa aagaacgcctggaggacttcacatcggaacccaTGGCCTTCAATGGAGTGAACAGGGAGAAAAACTTTCCGAgctcatcatgacgactaagaccatccatgggaactcgcaaatccagaagccctcctctctacgttggacgtgggagtcacccgatggagggtatcataatgaaattgaccatcGTCATCGACATC GTgagcgtggagctgcacgtgctgcaggcaaccaagaaTTCACGTCCAAGCTCACAAAGCTTgccagagaggcgataaaggaggacctcaaagagagaagagcagaagtgttggctgaagctgcagaggtggAACAGAGCATTCCTTATGCCCCGTcggaacttcgccaatcgtaa
- a CDS encoding hypothetical protein (NECATOR_CHRX.G24480.T1), producing the protein MPRRNFANRKATMTALWTPDGTSTASRRGKGMIIHDFYLDLFDSHVHLPPHHLREDGHVIPKVLSSEVRHAIMSVKDRTSPGLGRIKPEHLKYPPPALMNTLARLFTRYLSECKVPEQCKTSKTVLLYKKGDPQDIGNYRPICMLSVTYKLFTRVILNRIERTLDEGQSRGQAGFRKGFSTTDTQFQNS; encoded by the coding sequence ATGCCCCGTcggaacttcgccaatcgtaaaGCAACAATGACTGCTCTTTGGACCCCAGATGGAACAAGTACAGCATCGAGAAGAGGGAAGGGAATGatcattcacgacttctacttggatctcttcgacagtcacgtccacttgcctcctcaccatctgagggaagatggacatgtcattccaaaggtcctctcttccgaagtccgacatgccatcatgtcggtgaagGATCGTACTTCACCCGGCCTCGGCAGAATCaagcctgaacatctgaagtaccCACCGCCAGCCCTCATGAACacactggcgaggctcttcactcgttatttgtcggaatgcaaggtccctGAGCAATGCAAAACCAGCAAGACGgtgctgttgtataagaagggagacccacaagacatcggcaactatcgtccaatctgcatGCTGTCTGTCACCTataagctcttcacaagagtaatcctaaacaggatagaaagaacattagatgaaggacagtcaCGCGGGCAAGCAGGGTTCCGAAAAGGGTTCAGTACTACTGACACacagtttcaaaactcatag
- a CDS encoding hypothetical protein (NECATOR_CHRX.G24480.T2) yields the protein MIIHDFYLDLFDSHVHLPPHHLREDGHVIPKVLSSEVRHAIMSVKDRTSPGLGRIKPEHLKYPPPALMNTLARLFTRYLSECKVPEQCKTSKTVLLYKKGDPQDIGNYRPICMLSVTYKLFTRVILNRIERTLDEGQSRGQAGFRKGFSTTDTQFQNS from the coding sequence ATGatcattcacgacttctacttggatctcttcgacagtcacgtccacttgcctcctcaccatctgagggaagatggacatgtcattccaaaggtcctctcttccgaagtccgacatgccatcatgtcggtgaagGATCGTACTTCACCCGGCCTCGGCAGAATCaagcctgaacatctgaagtaccCACCGCCAGCCCTCATGAACacactggcgaggctcttcactcgttatttgtcggaatgcaaggtccctGAGCAATGCAAAACCAGCAAGACGgtgctgttgtataagaagggagacccacaagacatcggcaactatcgtccaatctgcatGCTGTCTGTCACCTataagctcttcacaagagtaatcctaaacaggatagaaagaacattagatgaaggacagtcaCGCGGGCAAGCAGGGTTCCGAAAAGGGTTCAGTACTACTGACACacagtttcaaaactcatag
- a CDS encoding hypothetical protein (NECATOR_CHRX.G24481.T1) has product MMKDMTPELGRRKRAAWGAFKSIEDVVKRTKYIRLRAHLFNTTVLPALTYASETWAFRKEKNVISIIERGIERVMLGVTRFTKVKEEIRSSLLSQESKIRDAAAYAKERKIRWAGHVMRFDDNRWTRPVSDWVSRDIKRTTVDPMVIFFHEVLQRQL; this is encoded by the coding sequence ATGATGAAGGAcatgacccccgagctgggaaggaggaaacgagcggcttggggagcattcaagagcatcgaggatgtagtgaagaggaccaagtacatccggctccgtgctcacctattcaacaccaccgttcttcctgctttgacctacgcttcagaaacgtgggCGTTTCGCAAGGAGAAAAATGTGATCAGCATCATTGAACgcggaattgaaagggtgatgctaggagtaacccGCTTTACGAAAGTGAAAGAagagattcgaagttcactcctaAGTCAAgaatcgaagatcagagacgctgccgcatatgccaaggaaaggaaaattaggtgggccggacacgtgatgcgctttgatgacaaccgttggaccagacccgtgagcgactgggtttccCGCGATATCAAGCGCACTACCGTCGACCCGATGGTCATCTTTTTTCACGAAGTACTTCAAAGacaattatga
- a CDS encoding hypothetical protein (NECATOR_CHRX.G24482.T2), whose translation MTICNCNARTHASDAAIEDLVMQDRKFKRRGEKAVKLKKRSPGAIIDCLFALLVDFWEDTTMNNIDSENERLLIRQQGAARAADNHGLKSKIAILCREAIKEDLKEGRAEVLADAPEEEKNVSYAQRIFANPKKSTTALRNSDGTHSLLLGSLRQPRPLGWSPFEERCTCHTRGLLLKFDMLFYR comes from the exons ATGACGATCTGTAATTGTAACGCCCGAACGCATGCATCGGACgcggccattgaagatctggTGATGCAAGACAGGAAGTTTAA aagaagaggagagaaGGCCGTGAAGCTCAAAAAGCGAAGTCCTGGAGCCATCATCGACTGCCTCTTCGCTTTGCTGGTCgacttttgggaagatactACAATGAACAACATCGACAGCGAGAATGAACGGCTC TTAATACGACAACAAggagctgcacgagctgcAGACAACCACGGACTCAAGTCCAAGATCGCAAttctttgcagagaggcgataaaagaagacctcaaagagggaagagcagaagtgttggctgatgCTCCAGAGGAGGAAAAGAACGTTAGCTACGCTCAGCGGATCTTCGCCAATCCTAAAAAAAGTACGACAGCTCTGCGAAACTCAGATGGCACCCATTCACTTCTGCTCGGATCTCTTCGACAACCACGTCCACTTGGATGGTCACCATTTGAGGAAAGATGCACTTGTCATACTAGAGGTCTCCTTCTGAAGTTCGATATGTTATTTTatcggtga
- a CDS encoding hypothetical protein (NECATOR_CHRX.G24482.T1) codes for MTICNCNARTHASDAAIEDLVMQDRKFKRRGEKAVKLKKRSPGAIIDCLFALLVDFWEDTTMNNIDSENERLVKLCRD; via the exons ATGACGATCTGTAATTGTAACGCCCGAACGCATGCATCGGACgcggccattgaagatctggTGATGCAAGACAGGAAGTTTAA aagaagaggagagaaGGCCGTGAAGCTCAAAAAGCGAAGTCCTGGAGCCATCATCGACTGCCTCTTCGCTTTGCTGGTCgacttttgggaagatactACAATGAACAACATCGACAGCGAGAATGAACGGCTCGTAAAACTTTGTCGCGACTGA
- a CDS encoding hypothetical protein (NECATOR_CHRX.G24483.T1), whose product MSNITTAQDTIIRAQNLLITLSLCLEDHEEGKLREEEADNKALPRIPPLQIPKFRGNPWEWDQFWGTFNATIHDRKISKIEKFTHFLEALQGLARDTVQDLQITAENYDVAVDILKRRYGNVGSKESLSTHYRCS is encoded by the coding sequence ATGTCCAATATTACAACCGCACAGGACACCATCATTAGGGCTCAGAATCTTTTAATAACACTTAGCTTATGCCTTGAAGACCACGAAGAGGGTAAACTTCGCGAAGAAGAAGCCGACAATAAAGCACTACCGCGAATTCCTCCGCTTCAAATCCCCAAATTCAGAGGGAATCCCTGGGAATGGGACCAGTTTTGGGGAACTTTCAACGCTACCATTCACGAcagaaaaatcagcaaaattgAGAAGTTCACACACTTTCTCGAAGCGTTACAGGGACTTGCGAGAGACACAGTCCAGGACCTACAGATCACCGCAGAAAACTACGACGTCGCAGTAGACATATTGAAACGTCGCTACGGAAACGTAGGATCTAAAGAGTCCTTATCAACACACTATCGATGCTCTTAA
- a CDS encoding hypothetical protein (NECATOR_CHRX.G24484.T1) yields MGFEVEPYVIDQRSEKLSHMPRKAKVGNKENYTIYSGDADESKEGGCAIAVRNDYNKLVEEFGSMSPRCTILRLRDRRGRKFWIQVVIVGIDANAKMELEQQSDVLGKWHYPVECTSDNGVRLVDLCEQTDLIIASTFKRNHRASAHVLDYVLARNIPKSDIRESRAVWDVAFDTDHRPVLLSFKIRFHKRNRGVPLQLTIDMVGLKDEDEVYRTNFRQNVSIHIGVRTRKRLSDADSFTKCIQDAAKEALPVLLPRKKFAFVSAETNPTYNSVHVARSTGDLNQERRLRRKLRRQLQ; encoded by the exons ATGGGTTTCGAAGTCGAACCCTACGTCATCGATCAAAGGTCAGAGAAGCTTtcgcatatgccaaggaaagcaaaagtAG gaaacaagGAAAATTATACCATATACAGCGGTGATGCTGATGAGAGCAAAgaaggtggctgcgcgatagctgtgaggaacgattacaacaagctggtggaggaatttggctcaatgTCGCCTAGATGCACCATTCtacgattgcgggatcgcagaggacgtaaattctggatc CAGGtagtcattgtcggaatcgacgcaaatgcgaaaatggaactcgaacagcaatccgatgtgctaggaaaatggcaTTATCCAGTAGAgtgcacgtcggacaacggtgtccgtctggtcgacttgtgcgaacagacggacctcatcatcgcttccacgtttaagaggaatcatcgagcTTCAGCTCACGTG CTTGACTatgttctggcgaggaacattcctaagtcagatatccgagaatctagagctgtttgggacgtcgcgttcgacactgaccaccgtccagttcttctcagcttcaagatacggttccacaaaagaaaccgaggagttcctcttcaactgaCAATCGACATGGTTggtctgaaagatgaagaTGAAGTATACAGAACGAATTTCCGCCAAAATGTGTCTATTCAtattggagtacggaccaggaagaggCTTAGCGATGctgattccttcacaaagtgcatccaggacgctgcaaaggaagcgctcccggttctattgccgcggaagaagtttgcttttgtatctgcggaaacaaatcCCACCTACAATTCTGTACATGTCGCGCGCAGCACTGGTGACTTGAACCAGGAAAgacgtcttagaaggaagttgcgtcgtcaactgcaataa
- a CDS encoding hypothetical protein (NECATOR_CHRX.G24484.T2), translating into MGFEVEPYVIDQRSEKLSHMPRKAKVDLFAKPLEERDDVLRFPREKRSHWATLARDRNKWKHNKWKHKWCPLEQIDQRRKHSGDADESKEGGCAIAVRNDYNKLVEEFGSMSPRCTILRLRDRRGRKFWIVSAHTPTKTAVDNRKNAFCDELNAFKCKIQIQQVVIVGIDANAKMELEQQSDVLGKWHYPVECTSDNGVRLVDLCEQTDLIIASTFKRNHRASAHVLDYVLARNIPKSDIRESRAVWDVAFDTDHRPVLLSFKIRFHKRNRGVPLQLTIDMVGLKDEDEVYRTNFRQNVSIHIGVRTRKRLSDADSFTKCIQDAAKEALPVLLPRKKFAFVSAETNPTYNSVHVARSTGDLNQERRLRRKLRRQLQ; encoded by the exons ATGGGTTTCGAAGTCGAACCCTACGTCATCGATCAAAGGTCAGAGAAGCTTtcgcatatgccaaggaaagcaaaagtAG ATCTTTTTGCGAAGCCCTTGGAGGAAAGAGATGATGTTCTTCGATTTCCTCGCGAGAAAAGAAGTCACTGGGCAACCCTTGCCCGCGATCGGAACAAGTGGAAACATAACAAGTGGAAACATAAGTGGTgtccgctcgagcaaatcgatcaAAGACGGAAGCATAG CGGTGATGCTGATGAGAGCAAAgaaggtggctgcgcgatagctgtgaggaacgattacaacaagctggtggaggaatttggctcaatgTCGCCTAGATGCACCATTCtacgattgcgggatcgcagaggacgtaaattctggatcgtaagtgctcacacACCTACCAAAACCGCTGTGGACAACAGAAAGAACGCCTTCtgtgatgaactcaatgcgtttaAGTGTAAAATACAAATCCAGCAGGtagtcattgtcggaatcgacgcaaatgcgaaaatggaactcgaacagcaatccgatgtgctaggaaaatggcaTTATCCAGTAGAgtgcacgtcggacaacggtgtccgtctggtcgacttgtgcgaacagacggacctcatcatcgcttccacgtttaagaggaatcatcgagcTTCAGCTCACGTG CTTGACTatgttctggcgaggaacattcctaagtcagatatccgagaatctagagctgtttgggacgtcgcgttcgacactgaccaccgtccagttcttctcagcttcaagatacggttccacaaaagaaaccgaggagttcctcttcaactgaCAATCGACATGGTTggtctgaaagatgaagaTGAAGTATACAGAACGAATTTCCGCCAAAATGTGTCTATTCAtattggagtacggaccaggaagaggCTTAGCGATGctgattccttcacaaagtgcatccaggacgctgcaaaggaagcgctcccggttctattgccgcggaagaagtttgcttttgtatctgcggaaacaaatcCCACCTACAATTCTGTACATGTCGCGCGCAGCACTGGTGACTTGAACCAGGAAAgacgtcttagaaggaagttgcgtcgtcaactgcaataa
- a CDS encoding hypothetical protein (NECATOR_CHRX.G24485.T1), which translates to MSDPSAKGEIREKKVKLSVWWGVHGIYCFKLLPDKTTVTVEVYCAQLQRLADKIRKEHLKTSQKIEELGLEVLPHPPYSPDLASERLPPLSIALTSPGREALR; encoded by the coding sequence ATGTCGGATCCTTCCGCGAAAGGTGAAATCCGTGAGAAGAAGGTCAagctgagcgtctggtggggagttcatggaatctactgTTTcaaactgctgccggacaaaaCGACAGTTACTgtcgaggtctactgcgctcagctgcaaagactggccgacaagatccgcaaggagcacctgaagacttcccagaagaTTGAGGAGCTCGGAttggaagttctaccgcacccaccgtacagcccggacctggcctccgagcgactaccacctctttcGATCGCTTTaacatcacctggaagagaagcgctacgatga
- a CDS encoding hypothetical protein (NECATOR_CHRX.G24486.T1), whose protein sequence is MGDLAAPATVMEKLDCVERKLFSRLLGYFWPLVCHNEELYSEVGMLYRRMTRVKRQHLVRPSEVVTEYRLRSFGLIMRRPLDHLVRVVLRMLPDANWEIP, encoded by the coding sequence ATGGGAGACTTGGCAGCGCCGGCTACGGTGATGGAAAAGCTTGACTGCgtggagagaaagctgtttagtCGACTgctaggctacttttggccgttggtatgccataacgaagaactttactcggaAGTGGGCATgctgtaccggcggatgacacgtgtaaaacgtcaacatcttgtccggccttctgaagtagtcacgGAATACCGTCTTCGCTCCTTTGGTCTCATTATGAGGAGACCACTCGATCATCTTGTTCGAGTTGTTCTGAGGATGCTTCCAGATGCCAATTGGGAAATTCCCTGA
- a CDS encoding hypothetical protein (NECATOR_CHRX.G24487.T1), which yields MMNDLTPELGRRRRAAWGAHKSIEDVVKKTRNIRLRAHLFNTTVLPALTYASETWAFRKQEENARLMIRDAAAFTKESKRWAGYVIHFNDNRWTRGMQIAPTLYDIPPLSQKINQMLKALDNPILPIAPDEDVTDEESHMLEMVYEGRMTDLRNLLHTNILELQQETAKKTLPVLAPRKKFVFVSAETISTYKFVCVARSADDFSQEKRLRRRLHRQLKGDREK from the exons atgatgaacgacctgacccccgagctaggcaggaggagacgagcggcttggggagcgcacaagagcatcgaggatgtagtgaagaagaccaggaacatccggctccgtgctcacctcttcaacaccaccgtacttcctgctttgacctatgcttcggaaacctgggcatttcgcaagcaggaagaaaatgcg CGATTGatgattagagacgccgccgcgtttaccaaggaaagtaaaaggTGGGCCGGATACGTGATAcactttaacgacaaccgttggaccagag GAATGCAAATAGCACCAACGTTGTACGACATCCCGCCTCTCTCCCAAAAGATCAATCAAATGTTG AAAGCGCTGGACAATCCTATTCTGCCTATTGCTCCCGACGAGGACGTAACGGACGAAGAATCGCACATGTTAGAGATGGTTTACGAAGGAAGGATGACAGATTTGAGGAACTTGTTGCATACTAACATCCTTGAATTGCAACAG GAgactgcaaagaaaacgcttcCGGTTTTAGCACCGAGGAAGAAGTTCGTCTTTGTATCTGCGGAGACAATATCCACATACAAATTTGTATGTGTTGCCCGCAGTGCTGATGACTTCAGCCAggagaagcgtctgagaaggaggTTGCATCGTCAGCTGAAAGGTGATCGTGAGAAGTAA
- a CDS encoding hypothetical protein (NECATOR_CHRX.G24487.T2): MQIAPTLYDIPPLSQKINQMLKALDNPILPIAPDEDVTDEESHMLEMVYEGRMTDLRNLLHTNILELQQETAKKTLPVLAPRKKFVFVSAETISTYKFVCVARSADDFSQEKRLRRRLHRQLKGDREK, from the exons ATGCAAATAGCACCAACGTTGTACGACATCCCGCCTCTCTCCCAAAAGATCAATCAAATGTTG AAAGCGCTGGACAATCCTATTCTGCCTATTGCTCCCGACGAGGACGTAACGGACGAAGAATCGCACATGTTAGAGATGGTTTACGAAGGAAGGATGACAGATTTGAGGAACTTGTTGCATACTAACATCCTTGAATTGCAACAG GAgactgcaaagaaaacgcttcCGGTTTTAGCACCGAGGAAGAAGTTCGTCTTTGTATCTGCGGAGACAATATCCACATACAAATTTGTATGTGTTGCCCGCAGTGCTGATGACTTCAGCCAggagaagcgtctgagaaggaggTTGCATCGTCAGCTGAAAGGTGATCGTGAGAAGTAA
- a CDS encoding hypothetical protein (NECATOR_CHRX.G24487.T3), which produces MGLGCPFTVNGTNISERTSYVHLGRELNMMNDLTPELGRRRRAAWGAHKSIEDVVKKTRNIRLRAHLFNTTVLPALTYASETWAFRKQEENAVSVIERAIERVMLGVSRFMQVRDGIRSSLLLQRLMIRDAAAFTKESKRWAGYVIHFNDNRWTRGERLGSARY; this is translated from the coding sequence atgggtctcggatgcccatTCACggtcaacggaacgaacatatccgaacgcaccagctacgttcatctgggtcgggaattgaacatgatgaacgacctgacccccgagctaggcaggaggagacgagcggcttggggagcgcacaagagcatcgaggatgtagtgaagaagaccaggaacatccggctccgtgctcacctcttcaacaccaccgtacttcctgctttgacctatgcttcggaaacctgggcatttcgcaagcaggaagaaaatgcggtgagcgtcattgaacgcgcaattgagagagtgatgctaggagtttCTCGTTTCatgcaagtgagggacgggattcgaagttctctcctacttCAGCGATTGatgattagagacgccgccgcgtttaccaaggaaagtaaaaggTGGGCCGGATACGTGATAcactttaacgacaaccgttggaccagaggtgagcgactgggttccgcgcgatattaa
- a CDS encoding hypothetical protein (NECATOR_CHRX.G24488.T1): protein MPLCLTFIDLKKAFDSVEAEAVMEALDNQGVLTQHIKVLRELCSNFTTEISPFYKNIIIDVKRRVRLGDTASPKIFAATLENAMRKMEWDDMGVKIDGRQLHHLRFADDIVLITPSISQAEQMLTKIDETCGCIGLQLHQ from the coding sequence atgccgctctgtctcaccttcatcgacttaaagaaggccttcgactcagttgaggcggaagcggtcatggaagcatTGGACAACCAGGGCGTCCTTACTCAgcacataaaggtacttcgagagttgtgcagtaacttcacgaccgaaatttcgccattctacaagaatatcatcattgacgtgaagaggaggGTCCGACTGGGTGACACAgcctcacccaaaatattcgcagccaccctcgagaacgcaatgcgaaagatggaatgggacgacatgggagtaaagattgatggtcggcagctacaccatttgcgctttgctgatgacatcgtactgataacacctagcatcagccaagcggaacaaATGCTGACCAAaatcgacgaaacatgtggatgcatcggtcttcagctgcaTCAataa
- a CDS encoding hypothetical protein (NECATOR_CHRX.G24489.T1): MVHVNENEAIVRNERSQLPTTPKSSGGYLLICQRGAARAAGNQELTGELARICREAIKEHLKEKRAEVLAEAAEAAIRIRYARRDFASRKTRMPAFRNPKGTTIASRRGIE, translated from the exons ATGGTGCATGTAAATGAAAACGAGGCAATTGTACGTAACGAACGAAGTCAATTGCCAACAACACCAAAATCCAGCGGTGGTTACCTG CTGATatgccagcgtggagcagcacgagccgcagggaaccaagaactcacgggCGAGCTCGCAAGgatttgcagagaggcgataaaggaacaccttaaagagaaaagggcagaagtgctggctgaggCTGCTGAGGCGGCAATAAgaatccgctatgcccgtcgagactttgCCAGTCGCAAAACAAGGATGCCTGCTTTCCGGAatccgaagggaacaaccattgcatcgcgAAGGGGAATAGAataa
- a CDS encoding hypothetical protein (NECATOR_CHRX.G24490.T1), with translation MAKDSHTLQKGAVTQHIAKTRNLKGQLPEGSMESLATTIRFVTLNCRRLSSELLQHLSLPFPALQETRIRDRPVISIKNYAVYCDDANEKKLGGCAIAVRNDYNMEEFGSTSPRCAFVRLRDRRRRRFWIGSARAPKKTAMDNSKNALYDELNALMSKIPCQGVVIVGIDANTITRTRAPGGCVIVCFCIFNF, from the coding sequence atggcgaaagattcccatacactgcaaaaaggtgctgtcacccagcacatcgccaaaacccgtaacctgaaaggtcaactgcctgaggggagcatggaatctttggcaacaaccattcgttttgTCACACTGAATTGCCGAagactatcgagtgaactcctgCAACATCTCTCTCTGCCGTTtcctgcactgcaggaaacacgcatcagagaTCGGCCTGTCATCAGCATCAAAAATTACGCTGTATACTGCGACGATGctaatgagaagaaattaggtggctgcgcgatagctgtgagaaacgattacaacatggaggaatttggctcaacgtcgcctagatgcgcctttgtacgactgcgggatcgcagaagACGTAGATTCTGGATCGGAAGTGCTCGCGCACCTAAGAAAACCGCTATGGACAACAGTAAGAACGCCTtgtatgatgaactcaatgcgttgatgtctaaaataccctGCCAGggggtggtcattgtcggaattgaCGCAAATACCATCACACGTACGCGTGCGCCAGGTGGCTGCGTGATTGTCTGCTTttgcattttcaatttttaa
- a CDS encoding hypothetical protein (NECATOR_CHRX.G24491.T1) yields MPARSTRVAKKQAAISSQANPRGETRTAESTQTIETNYDEMSATELISAIAERNKNTFISKMLAALSEKVRMNFAEQFEADNGLWSVVISGLADLGSSERLDNLEEKVNDILLALNVSRRSVDLYRMDNLMLHVHA; encoded by the coding sequence ATGCCAGCTAGATCTACTCGCGTTGCAAAAAAACAAGCTGCAATTTCGTCGCAAGCTAACCCTCGTGGTGAGACTAGAACGGCAGAAAGTACACAAACAATTGAAACGAACTACGACGAAATGTCAGCAACAGAACTGATCAGCGCTATTGCTGAACGAAACAAGAACACATTTATTAGTAAGATGTTAGCAGCACTTTCTGAAAAAGTTAGAATGAATTTCGCCGAACAGTTTGAAGCGGACAACGGCTTGTGGAGCGTAGTAATCAGTGGCCTCGCAGACTTAGGGTCTTCAGAGAGACTGGACAACCTGGAGGAAAAAGTCAACGATATTTTGCTTGCATTAAACGTGAGCCGTCGTTCAGTTGATCTATACCGAATGGATAACCTAATGCTTCACGTCCACGCTTAG